Proteins encoded in a region of the Bacillus methanolicus genome:
- a CDS encoding polyprenyl synthetase family protein, which yields MLSVKLKDFAKEHKEMLENYLRASIERLEAPSIIKESMLYSLEAGGKRIRPLLLFATLHAFGHDSKKGLNTAAAIEMIHTYSLIHDDLPSMDNDDFRRGKPTNHKVFGEAFAVLAGDALLTYSFQIICETPEEYAAADTKLNLIRELSKAAGAEGMVGGQAADIEGEGKQLDLTELEYIHHHKTGKLLAYSVLAGAMLAKANDEQMRNLSQFAFHLGLAFQIRDDILDLEGQEELIGKPVGSDTDNQKSTYPSLLSMEGAKDALADHIGKAKDYLKNSGLSISLLEEITELVAKRDH from the coding sequence GTGTTGAGTGTAAAACTGAAAGACTTTGCAAAAGAACATAAGGAGATGCTTGAAAACTATTTGCGAGCATCGATTGAACGGCTCGAAGCTCCATCCATTATAAAGGAATCAATGCTATACTCGCTGGAGGCAGGCGGAAAGCGGATCCGCCCATTATTATTGTTTGCCACGCTGCATGCATTTGGCCATGACAGCAAAAAGGGGTTGAATACTGCAGCAGCAATCGAAATGATTCATACGTACTCCCTTATTCATGACGATTTGCCAAGTATGGATAATGATGATTTTCGCCGCGGAAAACCTACAAACCATAAAGTATTTGGAGAAGCATTCGCGGTCTTGGCCGGGGATGCCCTTTTGACATACAGTTTTCAAATCATTTGTGAAACTCCGGAAGAATATGCTGCAGCTGACACAAAATTGAATCTTATTAGAGAGCTTTCTAAAGCAGCCGGAGCAGAAGGAATGGTCGGCGGTCAAGCTGCAGATATTGAAGGGGAAGGAAAACAGCTTGATTTAACCGAGCTGGAGTATATTCATCATCATAAAACCGGAAAGCTTTTGGCATACAGTGTTTTAGCAGGTGCAATGCTTGCCAAGGCAAATGATGAACAAATGAGAAATCTGTCGCAATTTGCCTTTCACTTAGGGCTTGCCTTTCAAATTCGCGACGATATTTTAGATTTAGAAGGGCAGGAGGAATTAATCGGCAAGCCGGTTGGAAGCGATACAGATAATCAAAAAAGCACATATCCTTCACTTTTATCCATGGAGGGGGCAAAAGACGCGCTTGCAGACCATATTGGCAAAGCGAAGGATTATTTGAAAAACTCAGGCCTTTCTATCTCTTTGCTTGAAGAAATCACCGAACTTGTTGCTAAAAGAGACCATTAA
- a CDS encoding exodeoxyribonuclease VII small subunit yields the protein MPENHLTFEEAMEKLESIVERLEEGDVPLEEAISIYKQGMELSKLCHDKLKNVEEQLTQILTEDGKTENFSFQEEE from the coding sequence ATGCCTGAAAATCATTTAACATTTGAAGAAGCAATGGAAAAGCTTGAGAGTATTGTTGAGCGGCTTGAAGAGGGAGATGTTCCGCTGGAAGAAGCAATTTCCATTTATAAACAAGGAATGGAACTTTCAAAACTTTGCCATGATAAGTTGAAGAACGTTGAAGAGCAGTTAACGCAAATATTAACAGAAGATGGGAAAACTGAAAACTTCTCTTTCCAAGAGGAGGAGTAA
- the xseA gene encoding exodeoxyribonuclease VII large subunit: MKETRYLTVNALTKYIKRKFDADPHLQDVLVKGEISNFKQHSSGHMYFTLKDEKARILAVMFTSYNRFMKFIPENGMKVLIRGDITVYEPSGQYQIYVKDMQPDGIGELYLAFEQLKEKLEKEGLFDPAVKKEIPKYPKIVGVITSPTGAAIRDILTTIKRRYPIAKIFILPALVQGEQAGRSISKAIELANERAEIDVLIVGRGGGSIEELWAFNEEIVARAIFASKIPIISAVGHETDYTIADFVADLRAPTPTAAAELAVPHIDELMERIMNRKTRLLRAMKERIGIHKEQLTRIQKSYAFKYPQKLYEQKLEQLDKLTEQLMKGARNIFGLKAEQQDQLLKRLERNHPAQLMQSARENHLRLNRSLNKAMMGILTEKQKDFQSVLSTLEALSPLKIMERGYSLTYTDDGNLIKSVSKIENGESIQVRLSDGHLFCKVTGKKVSENNA, encoded by the coding sequence ATTTTAAACAGCATTCGAGCGGCCATATGTATTTTACATTAAAAGATGAAAAGGCACGAATTCTTGCCGTTATGTTTACGAGTTATAATCGTTTTATGAAATTTATTCCTGAAAATGGGATGAAAGTATTAATTAGAGGCGATATAACCGTTTACGAACCGAGCGGCCAATACCAGATTTATGTGAAAGACATGCAGCCCGATGGGATTGGTGAATTGTACCTTGCTTTCGAGCAGCTGAAGGAAAAGTTGGAAAAAGAGGGGCTGTTTGATCCTGCTGTGAAAAAAGAGATCCCAAAATATCCGAAAATTGTCGGTGTCATAACTTCACCAACGGGAGCGGCGATCAGGGACATTTTAACGACAATTAAAAGACGGTATCCGATTGCAAAAATTTTTATTCTTCCTGCCCTCGTACAGGGTGAACAGGCAGGGCGTTCCATTTCAAAGGCGATTGAATTGGCAAACGAAAGAGCAGAAATTGATGTCTTAATTGTCGGAAGGGGCGGCGGCTCCATCGAAGAGCTCTGGGCATTTAATGAAGAGATCGTGGCAAGAGCAATATTTGCTTCGAAAATACCAATTATTTCGGCAGTCGGGCATGAGACAGATTATACGATTGCAGATTTTGTTGCCGATCTCAGGGCACCGACTCCGACGGCAGCCGCCGAGCTTGCTGTACCACATATTGATGAACTGATGGAAAGAATTATGAACAGGAAAACCCGCCTTTTAAGAGCAATGAAAGAGCGAATCGGGATTCATAAAGAGCAGTTAACGCGAATTCAGAAATCGTATGCGTTCAAGTATCCGCAAAAATTATATGAACAGAAGCTTGAACAGCTTGATAAGCTGACGGAACAGCTGATGAAAGGGGCACGCAATATCTTTGGCTTAAAAGCCGAGCAGCAGGACCAGCTGCTAAAAAGGCTTGAACGAAATCATCCGGCCCAACTGATGCAATCAGCTAGAGAGAATCATCTAAGGTTAAACCGATCGCTAAACAAGGCGATGATGGGAATTCTAACCGAAAAGCAGAAAGACTTTCAATCTGTTTTGTCGACATTAGAAGCATTAAGTCCGCTGAAAATCATGGAGCGGGGATACAGTTTAACATACACCGATGATGGAAATCTCATAAAAAGCGTATCAAAAATTGAAAATGGCGAATCTATTCAAGTCAGGTTATCTGATGGACATTTATTTTGCAAAGTGACCGGAAAGAAAGTGAGTGAAAATAATGCCTGA
- the dxs gene encoding 1-deoxy-D-xylulose-5-phosphate synthase, translating to MDLLSIKDPSFLKELSNKELEALSKEIRQFLIEKLSVTGGHIGPNLGVVELTIALHKCFDSPKDKIIWDVGHQSYVHKILTGRASQFDTLRQYKGLCGFPKRNESVHDVWETGHSSTSLSAAMGMAIARDLKKEKSYIVPVIGDGALTGGMALEALNHIGHEKKDMIVILNDNEMSIAPNVGALHNILGRLRSAGKYHWVKDELEMLLKKIPAVGGKLASTAERIKDSLKYMLVSGIFFEELGFTYFGPVDGHSFEDLFENLNYAKKTDGPVLLHVITKKGKGYYPAENDRSGTWHGTGPYKIETGDFLKPVNTPPAWSELISETVRKIARKDERVVAITPAMPVGSKLEGFAKEFPDRMYDVGIAEQHAATVAAGLALENMKPFLAIYSTFLQRAYDQVVHDICRQNLNVFIGIDRAGLVGADGETHQGVFDIAFLRHLPNIVIMMPKDENEGQHMVNTALKYDDGPIAMRFPRGNGIGVPMDEKLRTIPIGTWEVLREGKDAAILTFGTTIPMAMEAAVLMEKQGITVKVVNARFIKPLDEKMLHAILNENIPIITVEEAVLQGGFGSAVLEFAHDHGYHEAKIDRMGIPDRFIEHGSVNKLLEEIGLTTENLVLKLQSMVRKKQKRAQ from the coding sequence ATGGATCTATTATCAATTAAAGACCCTTCCTTTTTAAAGGAGCTATCAAATAAAGAATTGGAAGCGCTTAGTAAGGAAATCAGGCAATTTTTAATTGAAAAATTGTCTGTAACCGGAGGCCATATCGGACCGAATCTTGGCGTTGTAGAATTAACTATTGCTTTGCATAAATGCTTTGACAGTCCAAAAGATAAAATAATCTGGGATGTCGGGCATCAATCATATGTTCATAAAATTTTGACCGGCCGAGCCAGTCAGTTCGATACCCTCAGGCAATATAAGGGGCTATGCGGATTTCCGAAAAGAAATGAAAGCGTTCATGACGTCTGGGAAACGGGACACAGTTCAACGTCTCTGTCAGCAGCTATGGGAATGGCTATTGCGAGAGATCTTAAAAAGGAAAAATCGTATATCGTTCCTGTCATTGGCGATGGAGCACTGACAGGCGGAATGGCTTTGGAAGCATTAAACCATATCGGCCATGAAAAAAAGGACATGATTGTTATTTTGAATGATAATGAAATGTCGATTGCTCCAAATGTAGGAGCCTTACATAATATTTTGGGAAGGCTTCGATCTGCCGGCAAATACCATTGGGTAAAAGATGAGCTGGAAATGCTGTTAAAAAAGATTCCTGCTGTCGGAGGCAAGCTTGCTTCTACTGCGGAAAGAATAAAAGACAGTTTAAAATATATGCTTGTTTCGGGAATCTTTTTTGAAGAACTCGGTTTTACATATTTTGGACCGGTAGACGGACATAGTTTTGAGGATTTATTTGAAAACTTGAACTATGCGAAGAAAACAGATGGACCTGTCTTGCTCCACGTCATCACGAAAAAAGGAAAAGGTTACTATCCTGCTGAAAATGATCGGTCGGGAACTTGGCATGGAACAGGTCCTTATAAAATTGAAACAGGCGACTTCCTAAAACCTGTTAATACACCTCCTGCCTGGAGCGAGCTCATCAGTGAAACCGTCCGAAAAATAGCTCGGAAAGATGAAAGGGTTGTCGCGATCACTCCGGCAATGCCTGTAGGTTCTAAATTAGAAGGATTCGCCAAAGAATTTCCGGACCGCATGTATGATGTCGGGATTGCCGAGCAGCATGCGGCAACGGTTGCCGCAGGATTGGCTTTGGAAAATATGAAGCCGTTTTTGGCGATTTATTCAACCTTTTTGCAAAGAGCATATGACCAGGTTGTCCATGATATATGCCGCCAGAACTTAAATGTATTTATTGGCATTGACCGGGCAGGGTTGGTCGGAGCGGACGGCGAGACACACCAAGGTGTATTTGACATTGCATTTCTAAGGCATTTGCCGAATATTGTAATCATGATGCCTAAAGATGAAAATGAAGGGCAGCATATGGTCAATACTGCTTTAAAATATGATGACGGTCCGATCGCCATGCGTTTTCCGCGCGGCAACGGAATCGGCGTTCCAATGGATGAAAAGCTGCGTACAATTCCGATTGGAACATGGGAAGTTTTACGGGAAGGTAAAGATGCCGCTATTTTAACTTTTGGAACAACAATTCCAATGGCAATGGAAGCAGCGGTTTTAATGGAAAAGCAAGGAATTACCGTAAAGGTTGTCAATGCCCGATTTATAAAACCGCTTGATGAAAAAATGCTCCATGCCATCTTAAATGAAAACATTCCAATTATTACGGTTGAAGAAGCTGTATTACAGGGCGGATTCGGAAGCGCCGTTCTTGAATTTGCCCATGACCATGGTTATCATGAAGCAAAAATTGACCGGATGGGAATTCCCGATCGCTTCATTGAACATGGCAGCGTCAATAAGCTTCTGGAAGAAATCGGACTGACGACGGAAAATCTCGTCTTAAAATTGCAATCAATGGTTAGAAAGAAACAAAAAAGGGCTCAATGA